The following are encoded together in the Peromyscus leucopus breed LL Stock chromosome 1, UCI_PerLeu_2.1, whole genome shotgun sequence genome:
- the Kcnk7 gene encoding potassium channel subfamily K member 7: MGSLKPWARYLLLVVAHLLALSLGAVVLQALEGPPALQLQAQLQAELSTFQAEHRACLSPEALVELLGAVLRAQAHGVSSLGNGSEASNWDLPSALLFTASILTTTGYGHMAPLSAGGKAFCVVYAALGLPASLALLAALRHCLLPVFSRPGAWVAARWRLAPAQAALLQAAALGLLVACVFVLLPALVLWAIQGDCSLLEAVYFCFGSLSTIGLGDLLPGHGHGLHPAIYHLGQFALLGYLLLGLLAMLLAVETFSELPQVRAMVTFFGPTGSRTDEDQDGILGQDELALSTTPPDPPAVEQTIPASASERTPAC; encoded by the exons ATGGGGAGTCTGAAACCCTGGGCCAGATACCTGCTCCTGGTTGTGGCCCACCTGCTGGCCCTGAGCCTTGGGGCAGTGGTGCTACAGGCCTTGGAGGGCCCCCCggcactccagctccaggcccagctccaggctGAGCTGTCTACCTTCCAGGCAGAGCACAGGGCCTGCCTGTCACCTGAGGCACTGGTGGAGCTGCTAGGTGCCGTCCTGAGAGCACAGGCCCATGGAGTCTCCAGCCTGGGCAACGGCTCAGAGGCAAGCAACTGGGATCTGCCCTCAGCTCTGCTGTTCACTGCCAGCATCCTCACCACCACCG GCTATGGCCACATGGCCCCACTGTCCGCAGGTGGAAAGGCCTTCTGTGTGGTCTATGCAGCCCTTGGGCTACCAGCCTCCCTAGCACTCCTGGCTGCCCTGCGccactgcctgctgcctgtgttcAGTCGCCCAGGTGCCTGGGTAGCTGCTCGCTGGCGGCTGGcgccagcccaggctgccctgctcCAGGCAGCGGCACTGGGCCTCCTGGtggcctgtgtgtttgtgcttctgCCGGCGCTGGTGCTGTGGGCTATCCAGGGCGACTGCAGCCTGTTGGAAGCTGTCTACTTCTGCTTCGGCTCACTCAGCACTATCGGCCTAGGGGACTTGCTGCCTGGCCATGGACATGGCCTGCATCCGGCCATTTACCATCTTGGACAGTTTGCCCTTCTTG GTTATTTGCTCCTGGGGCTCCTGGCCATGCTGTTGGCGGTAGAGACCTTCTCAGAGCTGCCACAGGTCCGTGCCATGGTAACATTCTTTGGGCCCACTGGCTCTAGAACAGATGAAGACCAAGATGGCATCCTAGGCCAGGATGAGCTGGCTCTGAGCACCACGCCTCCTGACCCCCCAGCAGTGGAGCAAACCATTCCGGCATCAGCATCAGAACGGACCCCAGCTTGCTAA